The Nicotiana sylvestris chromosome 6, ASM39365v2, whole genome shotgun sequence genomic sequence gaaataaacatgaaaaacaactaattaaacttccatttgaaatctgaaaattaatttaacaaacacatgaacacactagaaaatgatttcaacgatgaacaacgaacaaaacaagaattgaatcctttaacgattttggatccggaaaatatcaaacaaaaatatggacaaaaaataaaactcaaaaactactaaccgcatcgaaatgaaatatgtacggactgtttcgacgaaactcgaatgggaataaatctgtccggactcaacaacgaacaacgaccaaccaacgacgaactcaaacagggatcgacgacatcgaccaaaactcatccatGTACGCGAACTCGACTGGACTGCTATGTGGGTTTTCGGACTGCTATGGACCTCACGCCTGTAGTAGGTTTGTTTGGGATGCTGCAAAGAGGAAAGCAGTAGCATCCGCTACTGCTGGACATCGGAAGTGAAATGgacgcagcagcagctcggacgcGAGGAGGAGATGGAGCAGCGGCGACGGTGTggtttggacgatgaagcagcGGCTATGGTTGTTCgagctgaagaagacgaagtgaggcagcagcAGCTCGGTTGTTCGAGCTTGGTCGTTGACGAGGAAACACTAGCAGCCCGAAGCAGAAACGAGCAGCCAGCAGCAACAATGGTCGACGCACCAATGGCGGAGCATCAGCAAAACGGAGGagccggagaagatgaagcagtagcAACTGGTTGACGCAGCATCAACGGAGGTCGTTAATGGCGTTTGGATGTgagggagtggggtcgagggcagccatggttgtgtgcttgaggaagcttgaggaagaagaagaagataggaggggggggggcggatggtttaggtcttttaggttttttttttgggttttgtttttgttttgttttgtgttgtttgtaaaataataggggtgttgggttatggactgggtcgacccagttcaaaatggactgggtcgtttgggaagattgggctattttttgggcctgtggcttgaaatcgaagaagaggcccaattccgactttctttatattttcgctctcttttcttcttttatttttctaaaactaaattataaaaatacttaaactattattaagaactaaattaagttataaaagcgcaaattaactcccaataacaattaacgcataattaagtaataattaagcataaaattgtatatttggacattaaatgctaaaaatgcaaaagatgcctatttttgtaattttcattttttgtaaacaaatttaattagtaacaattatagaattaaattctacatgcaaatgcaatatatttttgtattttttattaatttaacaaataaacatgcacagacaaatacaaataattattcaaaatatcacaaaattgtacaccaagaaaaattactttatttttgaattttttggaagtaattctcatatagggcaaaaatcacgtgcttacattatCTTTTGTGTTTcttcgaagaagatgaagaaaggGGTGGGTGGCCGTGTATGTTGAAGAACGACGAATCCTTAGATCTATGTATTAGGCCTTATTTTTGTCTCCCTTTTCAGCCCCTTTTCTCTTAGCTCTAGGGGTCTAGGTATTTGTAGGGTTTtctaggttaaggggtatgggcctaggaattatgggcttgaaaTTATGGGCCTTTATGACTACTTTTGCTTAAActtagcttaattaactaaaaatctatccatatagaaatattaccaaaaatattaattaaccttatttaagtaaaaataattattaaaataagattgactattaaaataaaactattttttggtatttttcaagattaaaaatgactacaaaatattagtgaacctatttttgtaattttcgttttcttgtaataaaataaaagtaaaagagtaaaaaagagttgaaatagctatattaggcctaaattaaatatttacatgctaaaatatgtaaaatcttgggagggtcaaaaattatatGTCTACACCTCTCATTATGGCTCTCTCGAAACCAACAGCACAATCCGAATGGACTCCTGCAGAAGCTTATACTTGGACTTGGAGTGAAGTAAGTAATATCCATGAGAAGCAGTGTATTTGCACATTAAAGTTGTGCCCGATTTGTGTAGTAGCACTCTCGAAGCTGATTGAATTCTCATTGTTTTATGATAGTGTCACAACCCGGAATTCCCatcttcgggaccgtgatggcgcctaacatctcACTTGCTAGGCAAGGCAACATTAGAGATTCATTAAGCCAATTCTTATACATTTCAATAATTAACAGTAATTGAGCTATAACGAGTTAAAATGAAAGCGGAAATTCATAAAAGCCTCAATATATATTCTACTAcccggatctggagtcacaattcacgaactttTAAGATTTAACTACAAGTAAATGTTTGAAAGAAATACAACAATTTTCGAAATGAGAGAAACAGTAAAATGAAATGTCTAGAAgaggactccagggtctgcggacGCTGGCAGATCGACCTTTGGTCTCCTATAGGATGGATCCAGCAGCTAACCTCACGATCAACTCGGgccagtaccaaaatctgcataggaagtgcagagtgcagtatcagtacaaccgaccccatgtactgataaATGTCGAgtctaaccttggcgaagtagtgacgatgctaagacaagacacctacaaataaacctatgcagtatatatatatatatatatatatatatatatatatatatatatatatatatatatatacacacacactaataacaacaataaaagaaacattactaataacaacaataaaagaaaCAAGACAAGTAATATTGGGAGGAGGACATGTTGAGGGGATCACAAGATAAAGGATCACGGCAAGCAATAAGCACTTTGATCAACCGATATACTTTGAGCAAACAGGAAAAAGTAACTGCGGTAAAAGAAACtacacggaatcacccttcgtgcttttactctcaacctcaccatatgaatcaatagaaacgacacggcatcacccttcgtgcattaactctctcataacatggcacggcatcacccttcgtgcattaacacccACAATAtgacatgacatcacccttcgtgcattaacactcacaaaacaTGGTGCGGCATCTGTGAGCATATGATTTTTGCCTGAActaaaatactcctacaaaatcaCACAATAGATTTTCCTAggtattttgatttttatagaatttttagaaaatatttgttcaagtgtttgcattttattttttttttatttttttttgcatgCATTAAATCATAGAAAATACCCTAAAAATATATCAAAACTCCATGCATTGTATATTAGGATGTGTATTcttattttaggattaatttggttagttaattgttattaaaataatatatatatatatatatttacacacatcttttcattttatattttatatttatacgTTTAATATTAAGTTAGTAATTTTCTTTCCTTTAATTTATGATCAGTTAATTttgtaattagcttaattttataattaaattaatttaggGTTTAATCTAGGATTTTTAAATCAagtaaagaaacaaaagaaaaaaaacaaagagaaaaagaaagggaaTTGGAAAAAGTTTTAATTTGGTCCCGAAATTGGGCCAAAATCGTTTCTGAGCCCAAAAACCCATGTTCCGCCCCATCCCAACCCTTTTTACCCGGTCCAGGTTCTATCCATAACCCAAACGGCGTTGTTCCTTGCGTTTGGATCTGAGTCGTTGATCTCATTATATTGGACGGTTTGGAACTGATCATCCCCTCCCATATAAGTGTCGAAATgttacccccaaaccctaacggtACCCTCAGtcctctcatctctctcaataTCTTGCTCTAGCCGCCCTAAAATTCCCTCATCCCCTCAACCACGACCACCGCCTTAACACCACCAAACGACCTCCAAATCCACCCCCCATACTGCTCACATCCACCTCTCCACTAAgccaccattaatctcccaaaaAAACAAACAGAGTGATTCCAATTTCAAATCTAGGAATTCCagaaaaagccctaatttttcttCTCCGATTTTCTCACAAAATCCAATTCGTTTTGACTGAAATCTTATGTTAATAGATTGCTCTCAACAAGAGCAATCGATTGATGATAGTTTTAAGTCATTCCGAGATCATCAGATTTAGGCAGACTATCCGGATTCCGGTCAAAATTCATCGGTTCTATCCATCCACCGGAGTTCATCATCGTTATTTCTTCTGGGTTAAGTTGGGGTAAGGtctctttctgtttttccttCATCATTGTCTTTACGTTTAGCTTTCATGGTTCCAACTTTAAATTAATCTCAGTATTTGTGTTCATGTTTACTAGAATTTGCTAAGTTCTCATCACAGTAGTCCATTTAATAAGTTTTGACAATTTTTCCCTTTATGAGACTCGTTTTGGTGATAGATTTGTTGATGATTTCTGATTCGGTTCATGTTAAATGAATTTAGGGTTAGTCTAAAGGTTTAATTGCTTAATGATTTGTTCCTTTGATCTTTGTTTCGTTTTGATTCTGGTCTTGTGTTGTTGGTCCTGATTTGGGAATAAACAGGAACCTATGGGAGTTAATTGAACAATAAAAACTTAAGGGGGTCATGGGTGGGGTATGCAAACAAAGGTTTGGCTAGAAGCTTCTAGAATTTGGGGCAGCTAGCTCTATTTGGCCAACACAAAAATGCTGAAACCAATTAGAGGCTGCCAGCTATCCCATTTCTGTTAAAAAGATGCTTTTAGGGGCTGTATGAGGGAATAATTCCCTGGATTTCTGTTTTCAGCACATGGCACTTCAGTTGCCTATAAATAGAACCCTCCCCTTCACTCCTTGGACACGAAAAACAGTCCCCAAAAATCTTCTCAGAGGTTCAGGTTtcattttctgattttttcctTCCTACTACCAAAGTTTGAAAAAGGTTTTCTCTGAATTTCTGTGTCTTTGAGCTGAGCATGGTTTTATAATGAAGTTGTGTTGAGTATTGCTTGTTGCACTTCACTGCTGTACCTAGAAGTTGATTTCAGTTTTTGTGTTTGCATTGCTTCTGCTTGGTCTTTTGCTGTTATTCCTGCATTTAGGTATGTAAACCCTACCTATCTTATTATATGCTAAGTTCATGCAATGAAAAGATGATGTTCTCTATATTATATTTGTGTTGGGTTATTGAAATTAGTATGTTTTATTATCAAAAATGACTCTAATTTCCGGTTTGATTTGCAATGTGAGACTCCAGTAGTTTTAGTGTTTTGTTTTTATTGTTTATTCCTTGTTTGTCATGAAATGTTAGTTCAAGTCTCCCCACAGTTATTTTAAGTTTTCATTGATGGTTTATAAGATGGGCTTAATTTCTCGTTATGTAATTCTTGAGTTGAAGTTTTGTAGTAATTCAAATGGTAGTAGAGTTTGATTCAAGCTTGCAAGCATACAATGTGACTTAACTTTGATGTTTGAATGGCTTTTGGCTTTTAATGCTTGTTACTGTAGATTCGAGATTCAGTTCTTTGAAATAACAATTGAAAGAAGTTATTAGAATTTGTTTCCTCTGATTTTTCGTCATGTActgtttgtttcatgtgttctcAACTATGACAAGTTGGATGCAGATTTGCAAGCTAGCTCTGTACCTATTTTTGCAAATACAAgtgctgtttttttttttgaattaccAAGTCACATAGGCTAGAGTCATTTGTCCTAGCAGAAGATGGGAATGTTTTGTGAAGCCTTCAATGATAGTTAGTTAGACACTAGGACTGCTGGGTTATTATTAGAGTCTTGTAAATTTATTTCTAATTATCCCATTTGTATAACTTAATTTGATTACTCTTGGTTATTGATTAGTCAATATTTAATTTCCATGATTTATGTAATTATTATCAAGAAATTTCAATAGGGTCAGTCGGCCTTAGTAGCAACTGGGCCAAATGTGGGCCTAAATGGGTGGCCTGGTCAGGATCACCCCTTGGTGGGTTCTGGACCCCTTCTTCACGTGCTGGGCTCAACTTCAGGGTCCAAACAATGCCAAcatttattttgttttctaaaaATGTGATCAAATAGTTTATTAAACTTTCCTCCTAATGcttgtaaaaaataaatttctgGTACTGAAGGCATAGTTGTGCAAAGTTGGGCCTGTTATTGGCCCAGCCAAAGTCGTTGAGACCGCTTGCTTTTGTCCTCACTTCTGGGCTCAATTTCAAGCCCAGTTTATATTCTTCTCTTAAAGACTTTTTTGCATAAAACAAATTGGGCCTGTTGTTGGCCCATTTCCTCCCAAGACAATTAAAAGCTTAGCATATTACTCAAAGCATATTCACCATTAGCGGCTTAGATTGAACTTTGACTTAGTCTAAACATGAtcctcgtagtttgctttaggcacgcaatTAAATCATCACAAttacgggtatggttcccgtaGCGTGGTTGTGATCCCTAAATTCAATTAGTTTTAAGTATGGATACCCGTAATTCGCTTTAATTTGAGCACAAATCTTTTTGAAACAAGTTGAGGTGTGTCGTCCAATCACATAGTCTATGGTCCTTACATCAATATCTTAACTAATGTAGAAAAATGCTTTGAactatcgtagtttgctttaggcgtgttaaataaataaattatcatagctacgggtacggttcccgtgacgtagttatggtacaaaattttcaaattcggggatacatttatgtgacccggccataccaactaataatgttaataatttaaacatgttgtaaatcgtGGATACGGTTCCCGTGATGCGATTCATaatgtgtaccaaacaaacaagtgtacgacaattgtaacttgttccagaatgattccataattaattaaaatcggtagaaagaataaaatgcacaatatgtataaaatatataataaatcagataattaggctaatTGTTAATAGTTGAGCAAAACCACGGAACCCAGAAATgcataacaccttctcccgagttaacagaattccttacccggatttctatgtttcGTAGACTGTAAAACACAGtcaatttttcctcgattcgggattttaaatcggtgacttgggacaccataaattatctcaagtggcgactctgaatttgaataaataatcatgtttcggttattgtcactttacttggaaaaactcccatataccattttcggggtagaaaaaggaggtgtgacagcatcacccttcgtgcattaacactctccctcactAAAACTatgaacaataacaacaaggggatagaaataacaaaaacaagtcttcaacatttggttccacaataccaacctcaactttgagtcaatactcaatcaataccaaaatccgtATACATGATAAGAATGATCAACACAATgattaactagtctaagcatgaatAATATGATCAAGGAAAGCAACAAATACAAGAATAAGACCCACCCGCGTGCTATAACCCGACAATAACGCATAGGTACGCGTCACCTTACCTATATGTTGTACCCAACATCTAGACATATAGCAAATAGACAAATAGgtcataatccctcaagccaaggttaaccacgatacttatCTCGCTTCAACGGTCATACTCAAAGCTCAACCGCGACTTTTCCTCTCAAACGAGCCTCCGAACCGATAGAATCTAGCATATTACCAACCAATtgattcaaattaagccttaggaaccaCCCACGATCGTAAAGAATTTAATTTAGGCTATTATTGAAAAACATAACAAAAAGTCAACACCCGGACCGCTTGGttcaaacccaaaattcggacaaaaacccgattatccatcaCCCCCGAGCcgggatatataattggttttggaatccgacctcaatttgaggtctaaatccccaatttttgaaattcctagtttctacccaaaaatctgcaatttcaccatgaaaaccttagattttaggttgaaatcttgtgaaatatagtgaaagattgaaatgagataggttagaatcacttaccaatgatttggggaagaaggagtcttttgaaaatcgcctcttatatttttaggtttgaaaatttgaagaatgggagaaaaatcCCATCTAAGTCATTTTTACACAACTggagatgtcgcaaatgcgacttgcgaagctcgcaaatgtgagAAAAGCTTCGTAAATGTGAAACTCTCACACTtctgctgccttcgcaaatgcgaataaaaTGTTTGCAAATGCGGAACCtgaggatcgcaaatgcgacccttatcttcgcaaatgcgaagttgtCCCTCCCATCCCACTGCTTGCAAATACGATGgcctcttcgcaaatgcaaggttcgcatttgtgagccatacctcgcaaatgcgaagtctgcagaTCTGCTGTATCAACTTTTGGTTTTTCTAAGTTCaaacactctgtagcctatccgaaactcaccaaaaacctcggggctccaaaccgactatgcacacaagtctaaaaatatcatacagacttactcgcgtgatcaaattgccaaaataacacatagaactacgaattgaataccaaatcgaatgaaattttcaaaaaagctttaaaacttctattttctcaaccggacgtccgaatcacgtcaaactaacTCTGTTCTTAACTAAATTTCACAGGCAAGtcataaatattatattggacctgtatagggctccggaaccaaaatacgaccCTGGTATCAACAAGGCCAAACATCAATCAATTCTTAAAAATCATTAAATTTTCAGACAtttaattttcaacaaaaattcataactcgagctagggaccttcgaattctattccgggcatacgcccaggtcccatatttcaaTACGAACCAACCTggaccgtcaaaatacgggtctgtatccgtttactcaaaacgttgaccgaagtcaactataATTAACTTTTAAAGTAAAAATTCTTATGTTTATCAGTTTTAGCATATAAGCCTTCCGGGTCAATACCCGGATTGGGCACGCAGATCGAGAAAGTCTAAAATGAGGTTCTAAAGACTTCGAAATACAGAGTTTAATTCTAAtacataagatgacctatcgggtcatcacagatAGGGTCGTGCAGTCTTTGCAAGTGGAAGTCTAGTCCCTCCTGTGGAATACAATAACAAACTCTACATTTCCAGCCAGGTTACAATTTTGAACGCATATGCTTTCTCTCTCATCTAGAAAATTTAAGCGATTAGAGACAACACACGTTTATTTACTCATTTATGTCACTAACACGTCCCGTTATGTACGGGCTTATcacatagaaattcttctttGACAATGGGTATCGGCGAGACTCAACTATAGGACATCTGCCTGCCAATGACATGCTTTTAGCAGCTTGTAAGTACAGAGACTATCATATCTTAAGGAtcgacaagaggggttgctcagATGGTCAGCACCCCCTACATACAACCCGAGGGTTGTGGATTTGAGTCACCACAGGAGCAATAGCTCCAACAAAGGGGATCAAAGGAGAGGggaataaaaaaattatatatagctTAACGATCAGATTCGGAACTTTTTTGAACTCGCAACAAGTGAAAACGTGCAATTTTAAGTGCTAATAAATCGATCTTGATATGAAAACAGCCGAAGCGTTGGCTGCTCAAGTAACTGAGGAGCACTTTGCCAAAGGGATGATTTACCCTCCGTTTGGTAATATCAGAAAGATCTCAGCTTATATTGCTGCTAGTACTGTAGCTGCTAAAGCATACGAACTCGGTGAGTTTTTCGTCCTTTCTAATTAACCTTGAATTAGTGTGGCTTAATGAGTGGAATTTAATATACTATATATGCCTCAGGTGTGGCAACACGTATTTCCCGACATGCAGATTTGGTTACGTATGCTGATGAGAGTTGCATGTATACTCCTAATTACCGCAGTTATCGGTAATTAATTAACCTTTCACATGCCATAATGTTTATATGTAAAACAGTGCACTCTTTTGGAtgttcccttttctttttcttttttaattataAATTTGTGTAAAAGCAGCATTGTCTTTGTGCTATAGTTGAATAAAATGAGTGTTGGTTAGTTTATTGCTTTATAAATAGCCGACCAGattcaatatttatttttctagccggtatatatagattatacattaattatacacaattatacataTAGTATACATCCACCGGCTATTTTAGCTTAAGATATTAGGTGGGTGGCTATTTGGTTACTCCCTCCGATCCACTATAAGTGACAAATTTGCTTTGGGCACACCCATTAAGGAAATAgtaaaatctaaacaaaaatagTCAGTGTGATTAAACTACCATCAATTAAATATTGTAGCATAATTTAATATGAGGAGTAAAAGTCTTTTTAAGGATTAGTACATAAGagtaattttgaaaaaacaaattgaattttttcttgattatataaatggacacttattttggaccaaaataaaaagataaattgatcacttattgtggactgGAGGGAGTAATTCTTATGGGTTTTGAATGGTCATTAGAACTTCAATAATTGAATAAGTGTGGGCATGTATAGGTGGAGAATCCCATGGATTAATCCAATGTTACAAAGAATTCGTCTTTGGTATGCTAATAAATTAAGAAGAAAAGTGAACTATCTATGTCTTGACTGTAATGTATAATGCTTTACACCAAAAGAGAAGAAATTGTCAAAATATATCAAGGTGTGACCTAGTGGTTAATGAACTGAGAGGAGAATGATAAGGTTTTTCATTCAAATTTCAGCTGAGACAAAAATATTCAAgtaattcttttccttttggtaTCTATGTTGATCGAAGGTAGTATGTATTCATTAAAATAGTCGAAGTGTGCCCAAGCTGATATATTccaataataattataaaaaaaaaaaagaaattgtctAAATGTATTAAGGTATGGGCTAGTGGTCAGTGAACTGAGAAGAGAACAATAAGGTTTTCGGTTCAAATTTCACCTGaggcaaaaatatttaagtatttTTTATTAGTTACTTTAACCATGGTTGCCAGAATTATCTGATATCTATGCTGATGGAAGGTAGTATGTATTCGATAGAATAATTGAAGCACATATGCAAGTTGATTCAAACACCTAACTGTaactaaaaagagaaaaagaaaccgTCCAAATAATGCTTGAACATTCCCTTAATTCGTGTGGTCTAAGCATACACATTCAATAGAAAAAGAATTGGAAACTTGACTAGAAATCTCATCTTCCATTATGGTTAAGAAAATTCTAACCACTTCGATACATCTAAAGTGAGCAAATGAGGAAGATCCAAATACTAATTATCTCGAAATTGGGCCATCTTTCTCGAGAGAGGCCGGCCGCCTTCTCTCATTCCAATGGTTTTTTACTTTTAGTCGACTGCTCTATGAGTTAGCTCAGTGAACTTCATCAAGTCAATTAGTTACCGACAAGGATGACGTGGCGGCGGAGACTTTGAAACGACAAAGAGGGCAAGAATTAC encodes the following:
- the LOC104241588 gene encoding NADP-dependent malic enzyme-like, translated to MEQRRRCGLDDEAAAMVVRAEEDEVRQQQLGCSSLVVDEETLAARSRNEQPAATMVDAPMAEHQQNGGAGEDEAVATGHLPANDMLLAASEALAAQVTEEHFAKGMIYPPFGNIRKISAYIAASTVAAKAYELGVATRISRHADLVTYADESCMYTPNYRSYR